The region GATACAGCATCAGCAAGCTGAGAGACAATAGCAAGAGCATTGCTACTCATGTGCATGCTTGATGTTAACAGCTCCTTCATCTTGGTACTTGCTTCACTAGTGGTGTTCTCAAACCCATCTAAGCATGTGTCTTGGTATGTGACTGCACCGCTCAGCCAAACCCTTACATTCGTAAGGATTTTGTCAAGATTCGTGAGATGAAACTCGCCTATTCCATCAAATGACCTTGTTAACTCCCCAATAGAAAGATCCATGAGTTGTTTGCATGTGTCAAGTGCCATCTTAGCTCTAGGCTCCTTCTCAACCTCATGCAACAGATTTGTTTCCTCAAGTTTGTCACTGATTTTCTTAATTGTAATGTTGAAGGCAAGTTTAATAAGCTCTTTTGGGTCTGTGGTGTTGCCAGCCTCTGCTATCAGACTTTCCTCACATTCCTTCTGGTAATCAGTGGGATGGCAAAGGGTTTGGACTGCTTTTACCGTGGTTGCAACGTGGTTGTGGTTCTTGATGTTGTCTTCTATATCATTGTTCGCTTCACGGTTATTCACACCAACTGTGACAGCCACAACCATGGCCACCAATAACAAGGTTGACACCCCAATTATGGCGACTCTTTTCCCCTTCTCTGCAGATTCTCCAGCCATTTTAGCCTTTGAGTTTAATAGGCCCTGTTGTAAATCAATAAATAATAAGTTGAAGTTTTGTTAAACAACAAATTAAATTGAATGAAATATTCATAATAACCATAACTTTTCAATGTTCTTACTTGTATATTGGTTCCTGCAGGTGATCTGCACACTCAGTAGCCAAGCACAAAGAAGAAAAGGGAAATAGGCAACCACGGTAAAAGCAGTTATAGAATTAAGAAGAATGCAAAGACTTATGGAGAATTCATAATGCTTGATAAGGAATCCGCTTGATAATATGTGAAAGTTGTCTGAAGAAAGCATCTTTGAGGCTTGATTATTTATATACAAAGAGCCATGCTATTTTACATTGGTTAACAGTTGGTTCTGTTAATTATGATATTGATTAGGCATGAGGCCAGGTAGCTATTTTCTCTAAAACAGGTGAAACACGGAAGCCACACTGCATATATAGCAAGTCAAGCCTCTCTGCTTTGTTTCTAAAACATTATGTTCTTAGTTGTCattttcaaatataatttcCTGATGTTATATTCGGTAACAACTGGTAAAATAAGTTAAGAATGAAagtttattttaactttttccCAAAACATAGGTGGTTAAATATAGCTAATAGATCAAATGAGCTCTTTTTTCTAAATAAAGGGGAAATGGATGAGCCACAATGTGTATAGGGAACATTTGGACTTGTTTAACAATGTGTCATTTTTAAAGCTCTGAAAATCAATCCCatataaaaaatgtaaattaaaaaagaaaatcaacGAAGGACAAAAACCAGACAACATATTTAGATAGATAAAAAACATAGATAACTCATTTTAACTCATAAACTATGAAAGGGGTTGTATACTTGAAATAGCATTGAAAGAAAACACCACTAAGTTCACATGAAtactcaaaataaataaattggtGGATGTTTGGTTTCAATTCTAGCACAGTTAGATGCGGATCCATCTTTTCAAAAGCAATTATTTGTTACTTTTACTAGATATGAATCACACTTAAGATCCATGCAgattttccaaacacacactcaATATAGAGTTATGAAAAAATAGAAAGGGAATCAAATCAATTTGAAGTGCATGAGCCAACACCAAACAATAAACATACAAATACATAAACATCTACCTTTTTTTTCATATACCACATTCATAACTATTAGtgtctcttctcttcttttcgCCTCTTAGCAGCATTTGTTGGATGTGCTACCATATCATTTCTCAACACTAAAAGAATTCAAGTGAATCATCAAATCAGTCCCCGAAAGTGTTGGATGCTGACAAATTCATCTTTCTAAACTTTCAAAATACCTCACATGTCTAATTGCGAGATTATTTCATTCTTCTAAAGACAAACAAACTCGTCGGCATCCAACGCTTTCAGGAACCAATTTCACCATCCACTCCAAGAATTCACTATAAGCCACCTTTGAAAGGCACTCCTGTCATCTTCAACCAAGCCTCACCTTGTATAAACCTATCCACAGTAAACTCACCAGCATCCTTCTCACCAATGAGATGAAACCCTTCCCAAGTAACCCTCTCACTAGTCTTCGCCCCTGGTCCCCAATTCGCATACTCTGCATAATACAGAGTTCTCAACGCAAAATCCCCTGACCATTCAATCCACCCCTTCGCATCCACCACACCATCTATGAAACTCTCCATGAACACCGTCCTCGAATACTCCTTCCAAGGCCGACCCAGAAACGTCTTCACACCGCCACCTAACTCGCTCGCCGCCACAATTTGACAGTTCTGAATGGAGAAGCCGGTGTTCTGGTTCGGGTCTATGCGTCCCTGCGCTGTGATCGCGTTGAACTGGTTCTGCATGGGGAGGCGCGGGTGCAGGTTGCAGTTTTGGAAAACTGCGGCGGCGTTGCCGAAGATGAAGTCGACGGTGCCGTAGATGTCGCAGCTTTTGTAGAATTGGCGGAAGGAGTGGGCGTAGAGTGTGTCTTGGTGGCCTTCGAAGCTGCAACTGTAGAAGGTGGACATGTCGGCGCCGTTTCTCATGGCGACGGCTTGGTGCTTGATGGAACCGGCGGTGTTGCGGAATGTTATGTTCACTGCGACGAAGCCTTTTCCGACCACGGCTGCATAGCAAAAGTAGTAATCAATTAGTCTAAGGGTGTGTTTGGGTGAACATTTTAAGTAAATGTTTTTAACAATTTACATTGGTTATTTATTCATGAGTTAATCAACTTATGAAATTAGCTTAATAACCTTATAGTTGGTAGTTATAATattggctatgtttgacatgtcattctAATAAGCTGACCAAAAGTTTATAAGCGAGCTGAAATTAGAGTATAGGGAGGGACCCAAATCCTATAAAATTGTTTCATTTCATTTAAAAATACTCATATAAGTTTTTAGTTGTCATACTTGTATATGTTTTTAATTAACATAGCACAATTATATTGGTCGGATGGAGTAAAAGACACAAAATTGGAAGAAAGAAAGTGAAAAGAGTAGAATTTTAACATAATTGAGATTAGGATTGAAATCATGTATCCTCAtttcatttgattttaattCTCTAGCACATCAATCAAATTGAAACATATCATTTAAAATCAATCATGTAAGATTATAATCAATACAGAATCACAGGGTGGGTGAAGGGGTGGTGGAGACAATGCCCCTTAACTGCTCATGATTTAGAGCAGCACTTTGGAGATATTTGAATCAATCCAAGGCCAAAGAAGGTGAGGGTCTGTGCTTGGTCACCTCCACCAGAGGGGATACTCAAATTCAACATAGATGAGGCGTCGAAGGGCAACCCAGGTCCTAGTGGCATCTGAGGAATAATCCGAAACCATTCAAAGGAATTTGTCGGTCTATTCTCCATAGATATTGACTATGCTTGGGCTTATGAAGCTGAGGTTAGAGCAATTCTTACAGCCTTGAATTTCTGCAAATAATTCTCTTTGAGCTCTATCATCACCGAAAGCGATTCAGCTTTAGCGGTAGGTTGGGTGGGTTGTAAATCAAATAGACCTCTAAAACTTCTCCATGAGTTAAAGAGGATTGATGCACTTTTTAGAGAGGTTTTGTGCTTGGGTGTTGTCCATATCTATAGAGAGGCTAATGATTTAGCGGACCACTTAGCTAAGGAAGGTTGTGGTAGAGTTCAACCTTTGTGGAGTTTGTTGTAGCTCCCTCCTCTTTCTAGAGGGTCTATTGCTCCTACTTGAGAGGGATGGTCTCAAGTTTATCTTCGATTAATCAAATtttcgttttcaaaaaaaaaaaagattataatCAATATACTCTTGTCTACATGAAACAATTTGATTGATGGGATAAGAAAAATGGTATAAAATGGGATACAAAAATCTTCATCCATGAATAATAATCTAACACTACACCTTATCCAATAACCTTAAGGTTATGGGTTTAGCAATCCTCATTAATCTAAGTCCTAAATTTTAACTAATGTGGGACTTATCTATAATTCTAACTACAATTGTATAAGTTTTTAAGCTCTAAACTAGAAGCTAAAATCAAATAATCTATTTTAAAACAAGAGATGTCTAATATGAACTacaataatttaattaactagAGAATATCATTACCACGCTACTCTTTTTTTCCTTCGGAAAACTATTACCACGCTACTCTAAAAAGTAGTTTATCTATTTCATATTAACCGTCTATTTTGAGAGTAAAATTTATATCCATAAACTCAAAATCCAAGAGAATGTGAATTGAGgaaaaaataatagtaatatGTTTTTAATAGTTAGCAATAATAATTatttcttacattttttttttatctctttctaGACGGTTAATATTAAATGGAGGGAGGTAACATAGAGATTGAAAACTACACAAGTGATGTTTCATTTCCAGCTCCATGCATCTCAATTAAACAATATATGTATATAAcgtttataatttttaattgagaTAGCACAATCCCATTGATGAGATATGAAAtgaagggttgtctaaatgatccaTGCTAGAAATTGGGTTATATAACCCAATGATGAAGTGTTCCAATCATATTGTGACACATGTCTTAATAATTTCCAACtaatttcattattatttttatttttatagttttatctTAGTCACTTTATTaagagttaaatatgtttttagtccctaaACTATAGTGAGTGATTGTTGTTGGTCCCTAAGTAAATTATCACAACAGAGCATCCCTCAACTTGTTGAAATATGAGATTTTCATTCTCATTTGATTGATTATGTGGAACATTTAAGTTTTTACAGATGTTATCTTCATCcctaggggtgggaataggccaggccgttcgtaggggcctatggcctagcctaccacaggcccaggccaggccagaccaaattggtaaatagccaaggcttaggctttttgaaaagcctatttagttaaaaaggccAGGCTCAGGCCATTCAACAAGTCTTGTAAGCCTTACAGgctagcctatttaagtaaatatgattagtattttttggtaaattgtaaatatgataagtataaatatattttacccttgatgatgtctatatattaaaaatttataataatatcttgatattatatacttattgagaTTTTAgtatatttaagcaaattgacttatataacgattcaaagttataagtctttttaaaaataaatatatgacgtatttaaatatcttaatatggcgtgtgattttaaattgacTCTTCAActctaagaaaccaacataatctcGTTTAGTTTCATCACGACCTATTAGCTGATAATATTATAAGTCTGATTgttgaaaatattattttagtataatttaacccgttagcttataagtttgatAACTTCTTTACAGATAAATTTATTAACAAACGTAAAACTCTTGTTGTGAAACGGGTCTTTAAACAGGCTACCAGGCCAAGCCAGGCTTTCGGAAGGCCCAGGCCAGGCTCGAAAAAAAGCCTTTGATAGGCCATAGGCCAGGCTCAggccttaagatttttaaacaggctaagcctatttaagcaaagcctacctaggcctagcctattcccacccctattCATCCCCAATCAtattatcttcatcttcaaccaaaACCCAACTAAAACCCAGAAactcaaaattaaaatcaaattaaacacaatCTTCATTCCTTTTTTTCCTTGGCCGAATACATAAAGGAAATCCAACTCCAACTCTTCCATTTCCAAGCACAATAACAGATCTGATAATACACTAACAAATCTACatagcagaaatccaaacaaagcaAGAGGAAATACTCGTAGTCACAAAGCACGAGGGTTGATCCTTTATGATTTCCTTCTTCCATCCTAAGTTCATCTCTCTATGGatcatcaaaaataaaattgcagAGGCTCGTTTCTCCCCCTCCCACTCTCTATCTCTCTGACTTTCTTCCTCTCCTGAATCACATATCTGAAAACCCTATCCCCAAACCCATTAAAGTTGCGATCTGGGTTAGCAACGGCTTGGTACGGTGGCTCGAAGGCGGCTCACGACGTGGTGGTGTTGACTCTGGTGAGGTGGTGTGACGGCTGGTTCGATGGTGATTTCTGGTGCGGTGATCGTGGGTTGCGTGGTTCCAGGGACCTGGTGGTGTTCTTCCTTTGTTCTAGCTTTCTATTGCTCATAACGTTCTTCAATTTGGGGGAAAATTCTGTAAAGAGTTTATGGGTTTAAAATTTCTTCCCCTCTTTATTAACTGATTGAATCTCATTTTACATAAttctctttttcattttttaatcccAGATTTCGTTATTGTTTTCTTCTCTATtagtcagccttcttctttgatTTTGAACTTGGTTCATGAATTAATTTGGCAGGAATTCTTTGCGATCAAGTGAACTTGATTTTTACGTCTATTTGATATGTTATTGCCAGCAATTTTTTATGAGTTAAACACACACTATAGTTTCTCGTATTAGTACAACTTTGAAAATCTCACATTTCAACAAGGTAATGGATGCACTCCAGTGATAATTTGTTTTAGGGACCAACAACAATCATTCACTATAGTTTAGagactaaaaatatatttaactctTAATAAAGTGACtaatataaaactataaaaataaaaataataatgaaatgagttggaaattataAAGACATGTGTCACAATATGATTGGAACATTTCATCATTGGGTTATATAACCCAATTTCTAgtatgagtcatttagacaacccctgaAATGAAACATTATTACCAAATAGAGGATCTTAATCCGGTATCATAGTAGGTTGTTGATTGATCTATGGACAAACTAGTAAGATTGAATGAAGTTTTGATGTCAAGGGGTGATGGCTGATAGGGaagcttgtttgtttgttttctttttttggttaaaCTGTTTAGATTTGCTGGGCCAATTTCTGAAATTAATGTGCATGCCGGAGCAGATAACACAAGACAAAGGACATGATCCAATTTTGAACTCACAAAACATAACTCGCTTACCAAAAGTTGCTGATTGAAAAGTGGTCCACCCATCAACCACGCTGCGATTGCCGGTGATCACCGTGCGGTTGATGCCATCTCCAACCATCATCAGATTCTCCTTGCTCCTAGCCACAGACACGTGCTCATTGTAAACCCCAGCAACAACATAAATTACATAGTACCCATTGTTTGCGCCGGCATTGTTAGGTGCAGCATCCACTGCATCATTTATGGTAATGAAATCTCCAGACCCATCTGGGTTCACCACCACCCTCTGTCTCACCATCACATTGTCAATGTTTTGCTGCAACAGCTTTCTAGTTATAATTTTTTCAATTGGGTTCTCTGTTGTGGGATTTTCAGTGGCATTGTTAACCCAAAAACGGGTGAAAAAGGCTAATGATATGCTATAGAGTTTGACCCCATCAGAAAGAGGGCTTGATAAGGCACTGGTGATTCTTGGATAGGGAGTTACTTCATGGAAACCATCTAAGCATGTTTGGTGGTTGGTTAGAACGGCACTGAGCAAGGTTTGCAGATCACTATAAGCCTGATGGTTAGTCAAAGTTCTGTTTTTTATGGCTTGGAGAACAGAGGACAGGAAATTAGTGTTCTGTTCTGCTAGATTGAGACAATCTTCAAGGGCATGTAATGTGGATTCAGGAATGTTGAATTGGTTTGTGAGATAGGAAGAGACTAGTTCATGAATTGTTTTTGTTATTGATAAGGATTGTTGAAGGAAGAAATGGGTTTGGTCATGTGTGGATGATGAATAGTTAGGAGGCAGAGTGGTTGTGCAGAATGCAGGGTAGGGTGTGAGGTCGCATGAGCTATATGAGAAGGAGGAAGCTGCAACagaggaagaaaggaagaggatgaagaagaaggaaagaatTAGAGTGTATAAGGTAGTGGATGTCTTCAAAATTGAGGCCATAGCAATTGCAATGAGTTATTGAGTTGATTGTTATGGTGCTTTAGCTTAGGCTCTCTCTTGCATATTTATATTTAGCTACACATTAAATTATCTTCTTTTGCAGGGTGCAAAATCTGGTCGAGATCAGGGACAAACGTTGGTGTCATAGTTATTAATATATGTTCGAGTGTTTCATCATTCATGTTAAATAAACCACAATAGGTTATTTTCTTTTACATCAGAAGGGAAATCAAGTTTCTGATGGATTAATTACAGGCTATGCTAAAGGAAAATTATGTGTTAACACTTAACACTAAATATACTCACACCAAAAGAGTGAGAGGTAGAAGTAAGtgagaaatgagtgatatgataagTTAGGGGAGCACGAATCGGAGCAACACGACCAACCCAACCTGACCTAAACCCGAATTGATGGGTTTGTTCGGATTATCAAATTAGATTGGATTTAAAGAAGGATAAATCGAGGTGTTCGGATCGGTATTAAATTCATGGTTTGAAATCCAAGCAAACTCGAAATGAACCAAGAAATGATAAATGAAAGATGAGTCTATGACCTTGGTGACATGCCACACTTTGTCCGCCTTAATTTTTTGCCCTCTTACTCAGAATCCTACTTTCCTCGGTCGCCCCTGATTTCGCTGCCTTGCCATCATTCTGTTGGCGGCTTCAACATGAGGTTGAGCCCTCACGTTGATGCTAAGCTTGGTTGTGCCTTGTGTTTTGAGGTTCTCTATCACAACTCTTCCTCTCTTGCGTCTTCTACTATGTCGCCTTCCTTCGTCCCCTTCCTCAGTTTTATTGGGCACCAACCGTCTCATCCACTGTGAACACGCCTCGTCCCCTGTCGCTTACTCTTGCTATATCAAACATTAGGGTTTTTGGGGCTTTCTTttcaaaatagaaaaattatatTCTACTTTTGTGAAATGGATGAGAAGGGTTCTGTAATTCTGTTATACTTCTTTGAAATAGACATTACTTATGTGGTTTTTAGTTATAAATGGTGAAGTGCATAACGAGAGATAACATTTAGATATGTAACTTTTGATTAAGTATTTGCGAAATAGAAAAGTTTTATTCTA is a window of Lotus japonicus ecotype B-129 chromosome 5, LjGifu_v1.2 DNA encoding:
- the LOC130720274 gene encoding probable pectinesterase/pectinesterase inhibitor 41 — its product is MASILKTSTTLYTLILSFFFILFLSSSVAASSFSYSSCDLTPYPAFCTTTLPPNYSSSTHDQTHFFLQQSLSITKTIHELVSSYLTNQFNIPESTLHALEDCLNLAEQNTNFLSSVLQAIKNRTLTNHQAYSDLQTLLSAVLTNHQTCLDGFHEVTPYPRITSALSSPLSDGVKLYSISLAFFTRFWVNNATENPTTENPIEKIITRKLLQQNIDNVMVRQRVVVNPDGSGDFITINDAVDAAPNNAGANNGYYVIYVVAGVYNEHVSVARSKENLMMVGDGINRTVITGNRSVVDGWTTFQSATFAVVGKGFVAVNITFRNTAGSIKHQAVAMRNGADMSTFYSCSFEGHQDTLYAHSFRQFYKSCDIYGTVDFIFGNAAAVFQNCNLHPRLPMQNQFNAITAQGRIDPNQNTGFSIQNCQIVAASELGGGVKTFLGRPWKEYSRTVFMESFIDGVVDAKGWIEWSGDFALRTLYYAEYANWGPGAKTSERVTWEGFHLIGEKDAGEFTVDRFIQGEAWLKMTGVPFKGGL